The following are encoded together in the Cololabis saira isolate AMF1-May2022 chromosome 5, fColSai1.1, whole genome shotgun sequence genome:
- the arsa gene encoding arylsulfatase A encodes MIKRNTMDNIRPAYVIICLLYSCSALQPNFVLLFADDLGFGDLGCYGHPSSLTPNLDRLAAGGLRFTDFYCTSPVCSPSRASLLTGRYQTRSGIYPGVLYPGSRGGLPLNETTIAEVLKPVGYATAAMGKWHLGLGANGTFLPTRQGFDQYLGIPYSHDMGPCHNLTCFPPDVKCFGTCDVGTVTVPLMHNENIKQQPADFLNLEGAYRDFATNFINTAAKNKQPFFLYYPSHHTHYPQYAGKEAAGRSLRGPFGDALLELDSTIGNLMITLEKTGVINNTLVLFTSDNGPELMRMSRGGNSGPLKCGKGTTYEGGMREPAIAHWAGTIRPGVTHEMASTLDILPTIAALAGAPLPPVMLDGFDMTDVLLSRGNSKREAMMFYPIDPNEAHGLFALRLGKYKAHFYTRGASHSGTTPDQDCPVYAVLKAHDPPLIFDLEADPSEHYPLPLEERPDIQTVLERIMKVKAQFEASMVFGQSQLEKGTDPNLAPCCNPECTPKPGCCHC; translated from the exons ATGATAAAACGGAACACGATGGACAACATCCGCCCTGCCTATGTGATTATTTGTCTCTTGTATTCCTGCTCGGCTTTGCAGCCGAATTTCGTCCTTCTCTTCGCAGACGATTTGGGTTTTGGTGACTTGGGCTGTTACGGCCATCCCAGTTCCCTGACTCCTAACCTGGACCGGCTGGCTGCGGGGGGGCTCCGCTTCACAGACTTCTACTGCACCAGTCCGGTCTGCAGCCCGTCCAG GGCGTCGTTGCTCACAGGTCGCTATCAGACTCGCTCAGGTATCTACCCAGGTGTGTTGTACCCGGGGTCCAGAGGTGGTCTCCCTCTGAATGAGACCACCATCGCCGAGGTGCTGAAACCAGTGGGCTATGCCACCGCCGCTATGGGCAAGTGGCACCTGGGATTGGGAGCCAATGGGACGTTTCTTCCAACCAGACAGGGATTTGACCAGTACCTGGGGATCCCATACTCTCATGACATG GGCCCCTGCCACAACCTGACTTGTTTCCCTCCAGATGTCAAGTGTTTTGGAACATGTGACGTTGGTACTGTAACCGTCCCACTAATGCACAACGAAAACATCAAGCAGCAACCAGCCGACTTCCTCAATCTGGAAGGAGCTTACAGGGACTTTGCAACCAATTTCATAAACACAGCCGCGAAGAACAAACAGCCGTTTTTCCTTTATTACCCATCACAT CACACTCACTACCCACAGTATGCGGGCAAAGAGGCAGCAGGTCGCTCTTTGAGGGGTCCATTTGGAGATGCTCTCTTGGAGTTGGACAGCACAATAGGAAACCTGATGATAACTCTGGAAAAGACCGGAGTGATTAACAACACACTTGTCCTCTTCACATCTGACAATGG CCCTGAACTGATGCGCATGTCACGTGGCGGCAATTCTGGCCCGCTGAAATGTGGCAAAGGTACCACATATGAAGGAGGCATGAGAGAACCAGCCATTGCACACTGGGCAGGGACCATCAGGCCAG GTGTGACTCATGAGATGGCCAGCACTCTGGATATCCTCCCAACCATCGCAGCCCTGGCAGGAGCCCCACTACCCCCTGTGATGCTGGATGGCTTTGATATGACAGACGTCCTTCTCAGCCGAGGAAAT AGCAAAAGGGAGGCAATGATGTTCTACCCGATAGACCCCAATGAAGCGCACGGCCTGTTTGCGCTCAGGTTGGGGAAGTACAAGGCTCACTTTTACACACGAG GTGCATCCCACAGCGGTACTACCCCAGACCAGGACTGCCCGGTGTATGCAGTTCTCAAAGCCCATGACCCCCCTCTTATTTTTGACCTGGAGGCCGACCCCTCAGAGCACTACCCTCTCCCGCTGGAGGAGAGACCCGACATCCAAACCGTGTTGGAGCGGATCATGAAAGTCAAGGCACAGTTTGAAGCCTCCATGGTGTTTGGACAGAGCCAGttggaaaaagggacagacCCGAACCTTGCACCTTGTTGCAATCCCGAGTGTACTCCCAAACCCGGGTGCTGCCACTGCTGA